In Gossypium hirsutum isolate 1008001.06 chromosome D06, Gossypium_hirsutum_v2.1, whole genome shotgun sequence, one genomic interval encodes:
- the LOC107949209 gene encoding uncharacterized protein, with the protein MGSESFGEVYDISGDIWEPLSPPPEAIDIRVLCVPVLDSSRSRILVHCYASGTLYTYYYDRKSWVCLEQKFCSWFDSAAIVDDVLYTYIYNCSLEVYNLLDKKHFPIKWSSEIPVVEPQGSTLYRLGNGKLILGWVNNLHRGFECIRFNIWCNEQGGIHAAAEHQSAITVPYPEYISGIWFF; encoded by the coding sequence ATGGGTTCTGAATCTTTTGGCGAGGTTTACGATATAAGTGGGGATATTTGGGAACCATTGTCACCCCCTCCGGAAGCTATCGATATACGTGTTTTATGTGTTCCTGTTTTAGATTCTTCCCGATCTCGGATTTTGGTGCACTGCTATGCTAGTGGCACTCTTTACACTTATTACTATGATCGTAAATCATgggtttgcctcgaacaaaaatTTTGTTCCTGGTTTGACTCAGCGGCAATCGTGGACGATGTGCTGTATACTTACATTTATAATTGTTCTTTGGAGGTGTATAATTTGCTTGATAAGAAACATTTTCCCATCAAATGGTCATCAGAAATTCCAGTGGTGGAACCACAGGGTAGCACTCTGTATCGTCTGGGCAATGGCAAGCTTATTTTGGGTTGGGTCAACAATCTCCATAGGGGTTTTGAGTGCATAAGATTTAATATTTGGTGCAACGAGCAGGGAGGGATTCATGCAGCTGCAGAGCATCAATCTGCCATCACTGTTCCATATCCCGAATATATTTCTGGTATATGGTTTTTCTGA